From the Sphingomonas phyllosphaerae 5.2 genome, one window contains:
- the yajC gene encoding preprotein translocase subunit YajC, whose amino-acid sequence MLISPAYAQTASGAAQGGGLAGFISLAPLLLVFVVFYFLMIRPQQSRMKALQAAVAGVKKGDSVVTAGGLVGKVTRVEDAFVEVEIAPNTRVRVVKATLAEITPLGGKPAND is encoded by the coding sequence ATGCTTATCTCTCCCGCTTATGCGCAGACCGCCAGTGGCGCCGCCCAGGGTGGCGGCCTTGCCGGCTTCATCAGCCTCGCGCCGCTGCTCCTCGTCTTCGTGGTCTTCTATTTCCTGATGATCCGCCCGCAGCAAAGCCGCATGAAGGCGCTGCAGGCCGCGGTCGCGGGCGTGAAGAAGGGCGATTCGGTCGTCACCGCCGGCGGGCTGGTCGGCAAGGTGACCAGGGTCGAGGACGCCTTCGTCGAGGTCGAAATCGCGCCGAACACGCGCGTCCGCGTGGTCAAGGCGACGCTGGCGGAAATCACGCCGCTCGGCGGCAAGCCGGCGAACGACTGA